The Synechococcus sp. WH 8101 sequence GGGTCCAGCTCCAGGGGGGTTGAGCTGCTCTGCGTGGGCACGGAGTTGCTGCTCGGCAACATCCTCAATGGCAATGCCCGCTGGATTGCGGAGCAGCTGGCGTCACTCGGCATGCCCCATTTCCGGCAGTCGGTGCTCGGCGACAACCGCGAGCGTCTGATCGCTTTTGCGCGGGAGGCGGCGGAGCGTTCCCGGGTGCTGATCACCACAGGCGGGCTCGGTCCAACTCCGGATGACCTCACCGCCGAGGCTCTGGCCGCTGCTTTTGCGGTGCCACTGGAAGAGCGACCGGAGGTCTGGGCCGACATTGAGGCGAAGCTGGCCGCTCGCGGCAAGGTGCCCTCCCCCAGCCTGCGCAATCAGGCCCTGCTGCCCAAAGGCGCAGCTGTGCTTCCCAATCCCACCGGCACGGCCCCAGGAATGATCTGGACGCCTCGTGAGGACTTCACGATCCTCACCTTTCCCGGAGTGCCCAGCGAAATGCGGGCGATGTGGACCGAATCCGCGGCTCCCTGGTTGCGTGCCGCGGCGCTGACGCAGGGCGTGATCGCCAGTCGTCAGCTGCATTTCTGGGGCATCGGTGAATCCAGGCTGGCCGAGCAGGTCGAGGATCTTCTCTCTGGCACCAATCCCACCGTGGCTCCTTACTCCGGTGGTGGCGAGGTGATGCTGCGGCTGACAGCTCAGGCGTCGTCCGAGCCGGAGGCCCAACGGCTGTTGGACCCTCTCGAGCAGGAGCTGCGGCAGCGCAGCGGTCGTCTGTGCTTTGGGCGGGATGGGGAGACGCTGGCGTCTGTTGTGCTCGCGCTTCTGCAGCAACGGGGGGAGACCCTGGCCGTGGCTGAATCCTGCACCGGAGGAGGGCTCGGCGCTGCCCTGACGGAGGTGCCGGGGGCTTCGGCTGTGCTTCTGGGCGGTGTTGTCGCCTATGCCGATGCTGTGAAGCAGCACCTCCTCGGAGTATCGGCTGAGCTGCTGGCCTGCCATGGCGCCGTGAGTGATCCGGTGGCTGAGGCGATGGCGGAGGGCGTGCGCCGTTGCACCGGCGCCGACTGGGGTGTGGCCATCACCGGGATCGCCGGCCCAGGCGGTGGCTCCGCGACGAAGCCGGTGGGTCTGGTGCATCTGGCTGTGGCGGGTCCGGACGGCTGCCGGAGTGGAGCGGAGCGTTTCGGCTCCAGCCATGGCCGCAGCTGGGTGCGGCGCCTCAGCGTGGGTGAAGCGCTCAATCGCCTGCGCCTGCGCCTGCTCGATGCCCCCCCTGGCTGATGCGGTCACCCGACGCCATTCGCCCTCCCCATGCCAGCTCTTTGGCCGAGCTGCTGCAGAGCCTCGGGAGCGATGGCGATCGTGGTATGGCGGCCCATGCTGTGGCGCTGCGTCAGCAGCAGGAGGGCTGGAATCGGCTGTCTGAGCGGCGGCGGCGGCCGTTAGCGCTGCGCTTTCTGCAGCAATTTCATGATCCGCTTCTTTACACCCTGCTGGCGGTGGGCGCCGTCAAGCTGCTGAGCGGGTCGCCCCGGGAAGCTCTGGCGGTCTGGAGCGTCACCCTGATCAATGGTGTGATCGGCTTTGTGCAGGAGAGCCGCGCCGAAACAGCGATTGCAGCCCTGGCCAGTGCGGTGCGCACGGAGGTGGAGGTGGTGCGGGAAGGCCAGCATCAGCGTCTGGCCTCCGATCAGCTGGTGCGCGGTGACCTCGTCTGCCTGGCCGCCGGCGACAAGGTGCCGGCGGATCTGCGCTTGTTGCGGGGGCGGGATCTGCGGGTGGATGAATCGGTGTTGACTGGTGAATCGCTGCCGGTGAGCCGAGATCCGGCGCCGCTCCCGGCCGACACCCCCTTGCCGGAGCGGGCTTCGATGCTGCATGCCGGCACTTTTGTGGTGGCCGGTCAGGGGGTTGCGGTCGTCACGGCGATCGGCGATGCCACCGAGGTGGGGAAGATCTCCACCTCTCTGCAGGATCAGCCAAGCCTGAGTACGCCGCTCACCCGGCAGATCCAGCGTTTCGGACGCCGTCTGCTCCAACTCATCGTCGGCCTGGCGCTCATGACCTTCGTGATCGGGGTCTGGCGGGGGCGCGAACCGCTGGAGATGTTCGATGGAGCCGTTGCCCTGGCGGTGGGTGCGATTCCGGAGGAACTGCCAGCGATCGTCACGATCATCCTGGCGATCGGTGTGCATCGCATGGCCGCACGCAACGCGATCATCCGGCGCCTGCCGGCGGTGGAGGCCCTCGGAAGCACCACCGTGATCTGTTCCGACAAAACCGGCACCCTCACAGAGAACCGGATGACCGTGCAGGAGATCCATGCCGGGGGCGAGAGTCGTGCGCTCGCGTCCCTCTGGGCCGGCGATGGCGACGATGCGCTCAGTCGGAATCAGGCCCTGCGCGACACCCTGCTGGCCGGTCTGCTTTGCAATGACGCCAGCTTGGTGCGCGAGGACGGCAAGTCGTCGCAGGCGACTCCGCAGGCGATCGGCGATCCCACGGAAACGGCTCTGTTGCTGGCGGCGGATCGTGCCGGATTCGATCAGCACCAGATCCGGCACCATCACCCCCGGCTCGATGGCATCCCCTTTTCATCAGAGCTGCAATTCATGGCCACCCTGCACGGCAGCCGCCGCATTCTTCTGAAGGGTTCGGTGGAGGCACTGCTGCCCCGCTGTAGCCGGCAACGCGCGGCCGACGGCGCCGCCGAGCCCCTCGATCGGCAGGCCGTTGAGAGCGCCGTGGCGGCGATGGCCTCCCGGGGGCTGCGGGTGCTGGCGTTTGCGATCGGCGTGCCCGAGCCCGATCAGGAGCGCCTCGAGCTTGAGCATGTGGAAGGCGGCCTCGACTTTCTCGGGCTTCAGGGCTTGATGGATCCACCCCGGACTGAGGCGATCCGCGCCGTGCGGGTCTGCCGCCGCGCCGGCATTCGCGTGGTGATGATCACCGGTGACCATGCCGGCACGGCCCGAGCGATTGCTGAGAGGTTGGGCCTCCGGGCCGACACCGTCCTGGAGGGCCGGCAGCTGGACGCTCTGGATGCGGCGGGGCTCGCTGAGGCGGTGAGCGGTTGTGATCTGTTTGCGCGGGTGGCTCCAGCCCAGAAGCTCGCGCTGGTGCAGGCCCTGCAGAGCCGGGGCGAGGTGGTGGCGATGACGGGGGATGGCGTGAATGATGCGCCGGCTCTGCGTCAGGCCGATATCGGCATCGCCATGGGACGCGGCGGCACGGAGGTGGCGCGTGAATCGGCAGCCATGCTGCTCACCGATGACAATTTCGCCACGATCGAAGCGGCCGTGGAGGAAGGGCGGGCGGTGTACGTCAATCTGCGACGCACCCTGGCGTTTCTGCTGCCCGTCAACGGTGGGGCGTCGATGACGATCCTGCTCGGTGCCCTGTTGGGGCTGGAGTTGCCGGTCACGGCCCTTCAGGTGCTTTGGCTCAACATGGTGAGTTCGCTCACCATGTCGGTGCCGCTCGCCTTTGAGCCCCCCGCTCCGGGGCTGATGGACCGCCCGCCTCGCCCCGTGCATCAGCCCTTGCTGACCAGGCCGTTGCTGCTGCGGGTGCTTCTGGTGTCGATCTTCAACTGGCTGTTGCTGTTCGGTTTGTTTTCACTGGTGATCGAGCGCAGCGACGATCTGGCGCTGGCCCGCACGATGGCGGTGCAGGGCCTGGTGTTGTCTCAGGTGGTGTATCTGATCGGCATCAGTCGCATCAGCCATGGCCCCTGGCCTGGAGGCCCTACCTGGCGGCGCCTGCGGCAGGCTTCGGTGTTGCTGATCGGCCTGGCCCTGGCGCTGTGCCTGCAGGTGCTCTACAGCCAAAGCCATTGGCTGAATGCCTTCTTCGGCACGGTGCCTCTCAACCTGAACCAGTGGGGGGTGTGCATGGTGCCGATGCTGCTGATGCTTCCCCTCTCCGCCCTCACGCGCTGGCTTGATCCGATCGATCGCACCAACATCACCGCCTAGGGTGAAACGCTTCTCAACTGGCCGGTATGAGCAGCGGCACGCTTTACGACAAGGTCTGGGATCTTCATCGTGTGGCTGAGCTGCCGGGAGGATCGACCCAGCTCTTCATTGGCCTCCACCTCATCCATGAGGTCACCAGCCCGCAGGCTTTCGCCGCCCTTGAAGACAAGGACCTCAGCGTGCGCTGCCCGGAACGCACAGTGGCCACCGTCGATCACATCGTGCCCACCACCAGTCAGGCTCGACCCTTCGCCGATCCCCTCGCCGAGGAGATGCTCAGCACGCTGGAGCGCAACTGCGCCCGCCATGGCATCACCCTGCATGGCCTGGGCAGCGGCCGTCAGGGCATCGTGCATGTGATTGCGCCGGAGCTCGGTCTCACCCAACCGGGGATGACGGTGGCCTGCGGTGATTCCCACACCTCCACCCACGGCGCCTTCGGTGCGATCGCCTTCGGCATCGGCACCAGCCAGGTGCGCGATGTGCTGGCCAGCCAGAGCCTGGCGATGAACAAGCTCAAGGTGCGCAGAATCTGGGTCGACCATCAGCTCGGATCGGGGGTCTTCGCCAAAGACCTGATCCTGCACGTGATCCGCACCCTGGGGGTCAAGGCGGGTGTGGGCCATGCCTATGAATTCGCCGGACCGGCGATTGAAGCGCTCTCGATGGAGGAGCGCATGACCCTCTGCAACATGGCGATCGAAGGTGGTGCTCGCTGCGGTTACGTCAATCCCGACCAGGTGACCATCGATTACCTCGCAGGACGCCCGGGTGCGCCCAGCGGCGAGGCCTGGGATAGGGCTGTGGCCTGGTGGCGTTCGCTGGCGTCTGATCCTGATGCCAACTTCGATGACGAGGTGCGTTTCGATGCTGCAGCGATTGCCCCCACCGTGACCTGGGGGATCACCCCTGGGCAGGGCATCGCCGTGAATGAGGCGGTGCCGACCCCGGAGCAGCTTGAACCCTCCGAGCGCCCGATCGCCGAGGAGGCGTATCGCTACATGGATCTCACCCCCGGGCAGCCGATCGCCGGCGTGCCGGTGGACGTGTGTTTCATCGGCAGCTGCACCAACGGCCGCTTGAGTGATCTGCAGGCGGCGGCGGTGGTGGCGCGGGGGCGCCAGGTCTCCCCCGGGATCCGGGCGTTTGTGGTGCCCGGTTCCGAGCAGGTGGCCCGGGCCGCCGAAGCTGAGGGCCTTGATGCGGTGTTCCGTGCGGCGGGTTTCGAATGGCGTGAGCCGGGCTGTTCGATGTGTCTGGCCATGAATCCGGATCGCCTGGAGGGTCGGCAGATCAGTGCCAGCTCCAGCAACCGCAATTTCAAAGGCCGGCAGGGGTCGGCGAGTGGTCGCACGCTGCTGATGAGCCCGGCCATGGTGGCGGCCGCCGCAGTCACCGGACAGGTGACGGATGTGCGCCATCTCGCGGCCCTGCCGGCCACGGCTTGAGGCACCCCGCCATCACGCTGTTGTTGTTTCCTGCAATTCCCTCCTTACGCCGTTCATGACCTCTCCCGGCAGCTTCCCCCAGGGTGAAATCCGCCAGATCAGCGGGTCTGCCTTCACATTGCGCGGTGATGACATCGATACCGATCGGATCATTCCCGCCCGTTTTCTCAAGTGCGTCAGCTTTGAGGCGCTCGGCGATCAGGTGTTTGCCGACGATCGCAGCGAGCTGGGCGGTACTCACCCCTTCGATCAGCCCGCCCATGCCGGTGCCTCGATTCTTGTGGTGAACGGCAACTTCGGCTGCGGTTCCAGTCGTGAGCACGCCCCCCAGGCGTTGATGCGTTGGGGGATCCGTGCCCTGATCGGCGTCAGCTTCGCTGAGATCTTTCATGGCAATTGCCTGGCGCTCGGGATTCCCTGCGCCACAGCCACGCCGGAGCAGGTGCTGGCGCTTCAGGCTGCTGTGGAGGCCGACCCCGGCCGCCGCTGGACGCTCAATCTGGAGGCCAACGCCTGCAGTGAGCCCCAGGCCGGTAGCTGGTCGATCAGCCTGGATCCCGGTGCCCGGGAGATGCTGCTCACTGGCCGCTGGGATGCGACATCGCAGCTGGTGGCCCGCGATGCAGAGCTCAGGGCGACCATGGCCACGCTTCCTTACCTGAACGGGTTTTAGGGCTGCGGACACTTGCTGGAGTGTCTATGAAGGAGAGAGAGGCTCCTTGGCCATGGATCGCTTCCCCGCTCAACTCACGCCGCTGACTGGTTGCCTTGCCCTGCTCCTGGTCATGGCCTCTCCGCTGCCAGCGGCCGAGATGGTGCCGCTCCGGGTGGAGCCGTTTCAGGACCCTCGCCAGCAGTTGCTGAGCACGGGGGCTTGCGCGGGCTGTGACCTGCGAGGCGTGGATCTGGTCGGTGCCCATCTGATCGGTGCCGATCTGCGGGAGGCCGACCTACGCGGTGCCCGCCTGGATGAAGCCAATCTCGAGGGGGCCGATCTCAGTGGCGCGCGCCTCGATGGGGCTGGCTTGAAGGGCGCAACGCTCACCAATGCCGAGCTGGCGGGAACGGATCTTCGCCGTGCCGATCTGCGAGAGGCGGTGGTGATCAACGCCTATGCGCCGGGAGTGCGCACCGAGGGGATGCAGTTTGCCGGTTCTGATCTCACCGGCAGCCATCTGATCTACGGCGGCGGCCCCGAGGAGTGATCCGCCAGAGGCGTGGTCAGAACGGCCGGTTTTCCAGTTCGTTCGGCAGATTGCGAGGGGTGTAGGGAATAAACGGCACGCCGGTGCCCGTGAAGTTGAAGTCGTTGAGGCGGAAGCGGAAGCCGCCGATGCCTTCGTAAGGGTTGTAGTAGAAGCCGAAGTCGTAACTGCGGCGCTGCCAACGCACCTCAATGTTGGAATTGATCACATCGCCGTAGAACTCGGAGGCCGGATCCACGTTGAGAGCCACGCCGGCGCTGATCAACAGCGGCCCGGCGATCTGCTGGGTGAGGCCGACACCCAGGGTTCCGAGATCCACCGCCTGGTCGAAATCGAAGGGGCTCGCACCCTGTTTGAGCGTTCCGCCACCCGTGACCGAAAGTTGGGTGTAGTCGAGGAACGGCTTGCTGAACGTGCCCAGGGTCAATGTGGGGCCACCCGAGAGGCTGATGGTGTTTTGTTGATTGCCATCGCCGTAGGCAGCGAGCAGCGTATTGACATTGGTGTTGAGGCTCAGGCCGGGAACAATGGCCACCGGCGAGTAGCGATAGGCCCGCTCTGGTGTGAGTGGGGCCGGTTGTCCGCGCCAGAGCGGATAGCTGCTGTTAATCGAACCGAAGATATTGGCCCGCCAAAGGTCGGCGAGATTAGTGCTCGTAAAGCTCTCGGCCTGATAGTTGCCGACGCCAGCACGCCAGAGATAAGAGTTTTCGAGTTTGCCGAGGTTGAAGTTTCCTTTCTGTTCGGCGAAAGCGCCATAGGCGGAATACACATCGGTTTCTCCAAGTGATCCGTTCCAGGTTCGATAGCGGTAGGCTCCAAACAAACGCGTGCTGATGCCCCCCAGCCAGGGAAGTGTGAAGCGATTCCTCACATCTCCCCAGTAACGACTGCCATTGGCAATGTTCTCTGCGCTGAAGGTGCTGATGTCAGCATTGAAGTTAGTCTTCCATCCCCAGACCTGGCCGTTGAGCTTTGCTTCCAGGCCGAAGAGGTCGCCGATTGTTGTGGGCTGCGTCACCGTGCCACTGTCCACGGAAGAGCCGGGGGCCACGTAGCTATTGGTTTCACCGTTGATGGCACGTTGCAGAAGGAACTGTGGTTGAAGGCTCAGGGTGTAATCGGTTGTGAGCTCAATCGGTTTGAGGTTGCGGCCGATGAAAAAGCCGTTGCGGTCTTCATTGTCGATGCCGAACACCCAGCGGTTCTCCACTTCCTCTTCCTTCTGAATACGTTGAGTGCGACTCACGGGAATCGGCAGTCGCTCTTCCACAATCAGGCGGTTGCGCTCACTCTTGATCAGGATGTCGCCATTGGCTTGTTCCGTTGCTACTACACCATCGGCATCGATCCGGGTCTGGGCCGGTGTAAAGGGGTCATTGGTGAAGCCCATGCGATCCGCCCTCCAACCGTCGGGGGTGATGCGCACGCGCGCTGCCTGGATGCGCCAGCGGCTGATGGCGCCAGTGATCAACTGCGTGCGCCCCAGTTGATCCAGTTGTGATGGCTGAACAGCTCCATAGGTGTTCTGCTCTTCGACATCGTTGTTGCGCAGGGAGCTCGGGACACCGATGCGACGGTCGATGGTGAGGGATTGCTGGAACTGGATGCTTGTGATGCGTTGATCAATTGCTGCGATTGCCTTGTCTCGAAGTGCTTCCTGTTCACGCAGCGACAAGCGTGACTCATTGGTATGCGCCAAGGGTGTAGATGCTTGCGAACCTGCTGCCTCGACTCCAGTCGACGTTGGGGTCGGCGCGCCGAGGGTGATGTCATTGAGCTGTTCGTTGAGAGTCTGAGGCTCGACGCGACTGGCTCGATCCGGATCCGGGCAACCGAGTGGTGGTGGGACGTCGGTCTGCTCTGGGGCTGCTGGATCCTGGCCCCAGCGGTAACGCAGGCCAATCAGGTAGGCGTTGCTGCCTTCACGTACGCCGCTGTAGGTGCCGAATGCGCCGGAGCGGTGGTGGATTCTCCCAACCAAAGACACCTCATCCGAGACGGCAGCTTCCAGTTCAAAGGCGAGATAGTTCAGCAGTTGGGCGTAGTTCTCCCTGTAGGTTCGCTCGTAGTTACTGACGGCCGAGTTGTAGCTGATTCCCTCCACAAACCCGAAGCTCAGCCAGGGTTGGATCCACAGCCGGGCTCCTAGTCCAAGA is a genomic window containing:
- a CDS encoding HAD-IC family P-type ATPase, with translation MRSPDAIRPPHASSLAELLQSLGSDGDRGMAAHAVALRQQQEGWNRLSERRRRPLALRFLQQFHDPLLYTLLAVGAVKLLSGSPREALAVWSVTLINGVIGFVQESRAETAIAALASAVRTEVEVVREGQHQRLASDQLVRGDLVCLAAGDKVPADLRLLRGRDLRVDESVLTGESLPVSRDPAPLPADTPLPERASMLHAGTFVVAGQGVAVVTAIGDATEVGKISTSLQDQPSLSTPLTRQIQRFGRRLLQLIVGLALMTFVIGVWRGREPLEMFDGAVALAVGAIPEELPAIVTIILAIGVHRMAARNAIIRRLPAVEALGSTTVICSDKTGTLTENRMTVQEIHAGGESRALASLWAGDGDDALSRNQALRDTLLAGLLCNDASLVREDGKSSQATPQAIGDPTETALLLAADRAGFDQHQIRHHHPRLDGIPFSSELQFMATLHGSRRILLKGSVEALLPRCSRQRAADGAAEPLDRQAVESAVAAMASRGLRVLAFAIGVPEPDQERLELEHVEGGLDFLGLQGLMDPPRTEAIRAVRVCRRAGIRVVMITGDHAGTARAIAERLGLRADTVLEGRQLDALDAAGLAEAVSGCDLFARVAPAQKLALVQALQSRGEVVAMTGDGVNDAPALRQADIGIAMGRGGTEVARESAAMLLTDDNFATIEAAVEEGRAVYVNLRRTLAFLLPVNGGASMTILLGALLGLELPVTALQVLWLNMVSSLTMSVPLAFEPPAPGLMDRPPRPVHQPLLTRPLLLRVLLVSIFNWLLLFGLFSLVIERSDDLALARTMAVQGLVLSQVVYLIGISRISHGPWPGGPTWRRLRQASVLLIGLALALCLQVLYSQSHWLNAFFGTVPLNLNQWGVCMVPMLLMLPLSALTRWLDPIDRTNITA
- the leuC gene encoding 3-isopropylmalate dehydratase large subunit translates to MSSGTLYDKVWDLHRVAELPGGSTQLFIGLHLIHEVTSPQAFAALEDKDLSVRCPERTVATVDHIVPTTSQARPFADPLAEEMLSTLERNCARHGITLHGLGSGRQGIVHVIAPELGLTQPGMTVACGDSHTSTHGAFGAIAFGIGTSQVRDVLASQSLAMNKLKVRRIWVDHQLGSGVFAKDLILHVIRTLGVKAGVGHAYEFAGPAIEALSMEERMTLCNMAIEGGARCGYVNPDQVTIDYLAGRPGAPSGEAWDRAVAWWRSLASDPDANFDDEVRFDAAAIAPTVTWGITPGQGIAVNEAVPTPEQLEPSERPIAEEAYRYMDLTPGQPIAGVPVDVCFIGSCTNGRLSDLQAAAVVARGRQVSPGIRAFVVPGSEQVARAAEAEGLDAVFRAAGFEWREPGCSMCLAMNPDRLEGRQISASSSNRNFKGRQGSASGRTLLMSPAMVAAAAVTGQVTDVRHLAALPATA
- a CDS encoding pentapeptide repeat-containing protein, producing the protein MASPLPAAEMVPLRVEPFQDPRQQLLSTGACAGCDLRGVDLVGAHLIGADLREADLRGARLDEANLEGADLSGARLDGAGLKGATLTNAELAGTDLRRADLREAVVINAYAPGVRTEGMQFAGSDLTGSHLIYGGGPEE
- a CDS encoding DUF3769 domain-containing protein, whose protein sequence is MAAAQKRPPLNIKLQADRQSFDVRRNLFIAEGNVRAVLNGGVLQADRIEFDSAFSTLYARGSVRFRRGSQYFQASTLHFSLIQNEGELSDVYGVLDLDSAALDFNPTSGSASSGPITSSPPPLLPVVESSSLGFPTALELELQANSPERLNPQDDGSTFWDLELPPAPEWLVPETAAPQKPELGMACPPVLPPIPAWQPHPWAVTAWGGQMIDSNFGDTFLFNGRMRPEYLLGVSMQKRIWRAGPFSLELEADLFGHHAYEQAGGPYNQAVPNADTASQTFAEGILGLGARLWIQPWLSFGFVEGISYNSAVSNYERTYRENYAQLLNYLAFELEAAVSDEVSLVGRIHHRSGAFGTYSGVREGSNAYLIGLRYRWGQDPAAPEQTDVPPPLGCPDPDRASRVEPQTLNEQLNDITLGAPTPTSTGVEAAGSQASTPLAHTNESRLSLREQEALRDKAIAAIDQRITSIQFQQSLTIDRRIGVPSSLRNNDVEEQNTYGAVQPSQLDQLGRTQLITGAISRWRIQAARVRITPDGWRADRMGFTNDPFTPAQTRIDADGVVATEQANGDILIKSERNRLIVEERLPIPVSRTQRIQKEEEVENRWVFGIDNEDRNGFFIGRNLKPIELTTDYTLSLQPQFLLQRAINGETNSYVAPGSSVDSGTVTQPTTIGDLFGLEAKLNGQVWGWKTNFNADISTFSAENIANGSRYWGDVRNRFTLPWLGGISTRLFGAYRYRTWNGSLGETDVYSAYGAFAEQKGNFNLGKLENSYLWRAGVGNYQAESFTSTNLADLWRANIFGSINSSYPLWRGQPAPLTPERAYRYSPVAIVPGLSLNTNVNTLLAAYGDGNQQNTISLSGGPTLTLGTFSKPFLDYTQLSVTGGGTLKQGASPFDFDQAVDLGTLGVGLTQQIAGPLLISAGVALNVDPASEFYGDVINSNIEVRWQRRSYDFGFYYNPYEGIGGFRFRLNDFNFTGTGVPFIPYTPRNLPNELENRPF
- a CDS encoding 3-isopropylmalate dehydratase small subunit 2 — encoded protein: MTSPGSFPQGEIRQISGSAFTLRGDDIDTDRIIPARFLKCVSFEALGDQVFADDRSELGGTHPFDQPAHAGASILVVNGNFGCGSSREHAPQALMRWGIRALIGVSFAEIFHGNCLALGIPCATATPEQVLALQAAVEADPGRRWTLNLEANACSEPQAGSWSISLDPGAREMLLTGRWDATSQLVARDAELRATMATLPYLNGF
- a CDS encoding competence/damage-inducible protein A: MGSSSRGVELLCVGTELLLGNILNGNARWIAEQLASLGMPHFRQSVLGDNRERLIAFAREAAERSRVLITTGGLGPTPDDLTAEALAAAFAVPLEERPEVWADIEAKLAARGKVPSPSLRNQALLPKGAAVLPNPTGTAPGMIWTPREDFTILTFPGVPSEMRAMWTESAAPWLRAAALTQGVIASRQLHFWGIGESRLAEQVEDLLSGTNPTVAPYSGGGEVMLRLTAQASSEPEAQRLLDPLEQELRQRSGRLCFGRDGETLASVVLALLQQRGETLAVAESCTGGGLGAALTEVPGASAVLLGGVVAYADAVKQHLLGVSAELLACHGAVSDPVAEAMAEGVRRCTGADWGVAITGIAGPGGGSATKPVGLVHLAVAGPDGCRSGAERFGSSHGRSWVRRLSVGEALNRLRLRLLDAPPG